In Deinococcus maricopensis DSM 21211, the sequence ACGACGTGACGTGCGGCCCGCATTGGTGCGTGCGGACGCTGCACCTCGAAGTCCACGGCGCCGCGTCCGTCCGGGCCACGGACCACGCGGATGGGCGGGGCCGCTGGACAGGGGATGACGGTGCCCCCCTGCCTGACCTGGACGGCTGCCTGGACGTAAAGCTGAGCGGTACGCCGTTCACGAACCTGTTGCCTATTCGGCGCCTCCGCCCTGCGGAGGGCGAGTGCGCGCGCGTGCTGGTAGCGTACTGGCGCTGGCCGGACCTGCAGCCTCGCCGGGATGAGCAGCGGTCTACCTACCTGGTGGCTGCGCGGCGCTCCCATACGAGGCGCTCGGTCGCGGCGTGCAGCATGACCTGCTGGTGGACGCGGACGGATGGTGCTGGACTATCCCAACCGCTGACCACTGCACAGAGTTTGACTCTCGCCCTGAGGCGCTGGGGCTCGTAGGCGCCCGCGATGATGGGGTGTCCGGAATGCTTCAGGTGACGGTGCCATGGGGGTGCACGCCATTGCACCCCCATGTCGAATCACTTAATCTAGACTTTAGGTCCTTCATGACTTCCTTACATCTCTCTTACTCCAGTCGCATTGCCGGAAGTCCAGTTTTTGCCGGTGCACCCAGCCTGTACCGGCAACACTGAGTTAGGCGGGCTTCGTGAACATGAGGAAGCTGTAAGAGGGCTGTAAGGGCGTTTGCCGATTGTGAAGAGAAGGATTAAGCGTTATTCGTTTCAACCTGCGACGCAACGACGTCTGTTCAGTATCCGGGCACCTTGAACGGACCGAGCCAGTGGTGCGCCCACCGCGGTCATCAGACCTGTCTCCACCCCCCCAGAAGACAGCCAGTACCCCGCGACACGCGGGAAGGAGCCCCGATGCGTCAACCCTCCCCCCTGATCCTTGCCACCCTGGCCCTCGCCCTCGGCGCGTGCATGCAGACCCCGGCGGCCACGCCCGCACCGGCACCGTCCGGTGAACTGGTCACCCTGACCCTCAACGCCCCGTTCGGCCCGATCAAAACGCAGGGCCTCCCGGGCGGCGCGGGCACCGTCAATACCCTCAAGGTGGTCGTCCACGACGCGAGCGGGCACGCCGTGACCTTCGATGGTCAGAACGTCTATCAGGCGGACGGCCCCCAGGCGTACCTGCAGCTGGACGTCACCTCCCCCAACCTCAAGGTCGTCCTGCCCAAAGGCACGTACACCTTCGAGAACATCGGCAAGAACAGCACCTCCGGCGCGTTCCTCGCGTACGGCACGAACGCGGACGTGAGCCTCACGGACCTGACCACAAACGTCAACCTGAGCGTGCACACCCTGCTCGACCCCGCCCACCTGGCGCTCAGCCCCCGCATGCCGGTGTCGTTCACGTCGACCACGGACGTGCTGGACCTGCGCCTCCGCGTGCCCACCCCGCTGAGCGGCAACGTGGCGTACGACGTGCCCCTGAGTGACTATGACGTCACCTACGACGCGCCGCTGACCACCACGCTGGGCGCCAGCCCGCTCGGCACGCGCCTCAAGGTGATCGGCAGCACCGACGCGACCGCCATCAACGCGACCGCCACCGTACAGGCCTGGGTTGCTGACGGTCCGGAACACGCCGCGCGCCAGACGCGCACGGTCACCGCCACGTTCCCCCTCAAGGTCGACACCATCAGCGCCGACCTCGGCGTGCCCGACGTGACGCTGGACGAACTGCCGGTGGCGGTGCAGAACCTGCCCCTGCAGGTCAGCGGCACCGCCAACGACCCCGAGAGCCGCGTCGCGGCCGTGCAGGTGTACGACGGCACCACCCTGATCGGCAGCACCAACCCCGAGGATGACGTGGCCGCCATCACCTTCGGCGAGGACGGTACGGGCGCCACGTCCACCGCGTGGACGATGACCTGGACGCCCGACAGTGACGGCGCGCACGACCTGACGGTCATCGCCACGGACCCCCACGGTAACGAGAGCCGCGCGCAGCGGAACGTGGACGTCCTCGCGTACATTCCCGGCGTCTGAGGCCCCGAGGAGCGCTTGGGCGTGAAGGTCAGCCCTTTCACGCTCAAGCGCTCCTCAGCGTCCGCACGAACCCTCCCCCTCGCCCGACTGAAGGAGCCTCATGACCCGTCAACGAAACTTCGCTCTCGGCCTCGCCGCCCTTACCCTCAGCCTCGCCGCGTGCAGCCAGACCCCCGCGGCCCCCGCCCAGAGCAGCGACCTCGTGAGCTTCACGCTCACGGCGCCGCTCAGCGCGGTCCGCACGCAGGGCCTCCCCCTCGATGACCAGGGCGCCCCGGTCATCAACACCGTCGACGTCCGCGTGTACGACGCCAGCGGCCAGCCCGTGCTGTTCAACGGTCAGAACGTGTACCAGAGCGGCGGCGCGCAGCAGACCCTGACGCTCACGCGCGAAACGCCCAAGACCAGCGTCCTGCTGCCGCGCGGCACGTACACCTTCGAGAGCAGCGGCCTCGCGACCGGCGGGGAATTCCTCGCGTACGGCAAGACGGCCCTGCAGGACATCACCGCCACCCCGGCCGTGAACGTCACGCTGCACACCCTCGCGGAAGAGGACGCCGCGACGTTCAGCAGCAAACTGCCCGCCAGCGCCGCGTTCACGCGCGACGAGTTCGACCTGCGCCTCGCCGTGCGCAGCCCCAGCGCCAACAACGCGCATCACAGCGTCCCCCTGAGCGATTACACCGTCTCGTACGACGTCGTGAACGACCAGGGCACCCCGGACGCCACGCTGGGGGAACTGCTGGTGAGCAGCAAACTGGGCGCCCGCGCCCGCGCGCTCGGCACCGTCGACGCTCAGAACCTGAACGTGCGCGCCACCGTCCGCGCCTGGGTCGCCACCGGCGAGCACACCGCCGAGCAGATGACGTTCACCAAGACGTTCACGCTGCCGTTCAGTGCCACGGCCATGCAGGCCGACTTCGAGGCGCCCACCCTCACGCTGGACGCCGTGAACGCCCAGGCCGGACGCCCCACGCAGCTGCGCGGCACCGCCAGTGACAACGCCAGCATCGCCAGCGTCCGCGTGTACGACGGCGCCCGCCTGATCGGCAGCACCGACGACGCCGACGCCACCGCAGACACCGAGGTGTTCCCCGTGCTGTTCGACGGGTCCTCCTGGACGCTCGACTACGCGCCGGACGCCGCCGGTGAGCACGATTACACCGTCATCGCCGCTGACCCGTCCGGCAACGAGCGCCGCGCGGAAACCACCGCGACCCTCACGAGCGCGAACCTGCTGCCCGTGCTGCGCCCGACGCCCGGCTTCGACGGTCAGGTGAACTTCAACGTCACCAGCGGCTCCGACACGTGGTACCTGCTGGACCTGCGCGCCATGAACCCGAACTTCTGGTTCGACTCGCACAACAACTGGGGTGACGGCTGGGGGTACGCGCAGCGCACGTACCACGCCACCCTGCACCGCAACGCGGACATCGCCCTGCCCACCAGCGTGAACGACGACGGCTGGCACTCCATCAGCTACGGCACCCAGAACGCCACCAACCGCCTGTACTTCTGGCACGTCACCGGCACAAGCACCGGCAACGTCATCATCGAAGCGTACAACTGAGCGCCCGGGAGACCCTGCATGAAACGTACCCTTTCCCTCCTTGCCCTGCTGGCGTGCGGCGCGGCCTCCGCTGCCCCGCTCGACCTCGGCTTCAGCGTCGGCATTCCCCGCGCGGGCCTCGTCCCCCTCGACCTGAGCGCGACCGCGCCCCTGTTCACCACGGGTGACCTGACGATGTGGGCGCGTGCGGACGTCACGTTCGCTGCGGGCGCGTCGCTCGTGCCCGCATTCGGCGCGACGCTGATCGCTCAGCCTGCCGAGTCGTACGGCGCGTACCGCCCGTTCGTCGGCGTGGGCGCCACCACCATCAGCGCGTCCACCGGCACGCAGATCCGCCCGACCGTGCTGCTCGGCGTGCAGACGCGCCTGAACCGCCCCGGCCTCGAAGGGCTCGGCGCCCGCTTCGACACCGCGATGGTGTTCATGAACGGCGGCCCGCGCTTCAACGCTGCCCTCGGCCTCACGTACCGTCTGCCCCTCGGCGGTCACCAGTGAAACGCGCGACCCTTCTGACGGCCCTCCTGCCCGCCCTGCTCGCGGCGTGCGGCGGCAACGGCGGCGGCAGCGTGAGCATCATCGGCGTGGACCCCAAAGCCGAACTGAGTGTGGACATCACCGGCCTGCCCGCCGGGGCGGGCGCGAACGTGACCGTCCAGGGCCCTGGCGGCACCGTGGTGCTCACGAGCAGCAAGGTGTTCCATGACCTGCCGCTCGGCACGTACACCGTGCGCGCGCAGACCGTCACCGCCGACGGCGCGCCGTACCTCGCCGCCGTGACACCCGCCACCACGACGTTCACTGAGCAGGCGCAGCGCGCCACCGTCAAGGTCCGCTACGACCTGCCGCTCGTCGGCCAGCTCACGCTGAACGTCGCGGGCGTCCCCGACGGGCAGAGCACCCAGCTGCACATCAGCGGCCCGAACGGCTTCCAGAAGGACCTGCCGGGCCTCGCCACGCAGACCCTCACGGACCTCGCCGCCGGAACGTACACCCTCACCGCTGACGCCGTCCGCGACCAGAACTTCACGTACCCCGCGACCATCGACCCGTCGACCTTCACGGTGGAGCGCGGCCGGACGCGCACCGCCAACGTCAGCTTCGCCCGCGACCCCCGTTACGGCAACCTCAGCGTCCACGTGCTGGGACTTCCCGAGGGCGTCACGGGCACCGTCACCGCCCAGCTGCCCGGCGGCGCGCCCCGCAGCCTCACCGGCAGCGGCGTCCTCACCGACCTGCCTGTCGGCACGTACACCCTCACGGGCGCCGACGTGCGCACCAACGGCCTGACGTACCGCGCTCCCAGCAGCCAAGTGCAGATCCAGGGCGCCACCACCGCCGCCAGCGACGTGACGTACGCCCCCATCACGGGCCGACTGAACGTCGTCGTGAACAGCCCCGTGCCGGTCCCCGCCGGGCAGATCAGCGTCACTGCCAGCGGCCAGCCCACCCGCGCCGTGACCGCCACCACCACCTTCGATGACCTGACGCCCGGCACGTACGGCGTGCAGGCGCAGCCCTTCACTGCCGGCGGCTGGACGTACGTGCCGACCATCGAGGGGGCCGTCACGGACGTCACCGCTGGCAACACCGCCGGGGCGACCGTGACGTACGTGCCGCTGACCGCGCGTCCCGGCATCACCCTGGACTTTATTGCGCCGACCGTCACGCTCGCGCCCACCCTCGACGGCAACCAGCTGCACGGCACCGCCAGCGATGCGAGCGGCCCCGTGAAGGTGCAGGTGTACGTCGGCGTGGATCTCCTTGGCGAGGTGAGCGCGACGGACGGGATGTGGGCGGTCGAGTGGCCCAACGCCACCCCGGACACCACCGACGTGACCGTCATCGCCACGGACGCGAACGGCAACAGCAGCCGCGTCCACGGCACCGTGACGCGCTGACCCGCCCTGTCAGGCCGCCCGCGCGGCCTGACGCGCCCTGCTTTCCCTGACCGTCCAGCCCACTGCGACGCGTCCGCCAAGGAGCCCCATGACCGCACGTCGTCCTTCCCTTCACCTCGGCCTGCTCAGCCTCCCGCTGCTTCTCGCAGCGTGCGGGCAGGGTACCCCCACCGCCACGCCCACCAGCGCCGGCCTTGTCCAGCTGCACCTCAACGCGCAGGCCCTCCGGGGCACACTCGCGCCCCAGACGCTGCGCCCGCAGGGTGCCCCCACGGACGCGGCGGGCGCGCCGCCCGCCGCGCAGATGACCATCACAGTGCGTGACCGCCACAACGCCGTCGTCACGTTCAAGAACGGCGTGTACGCGCCCGACGGTGACGGCGACGCCGCCGTCCGCCTGAACGCCGCGAACGGCTTCGACGCGGCGCTGCTGCTCCCGGCCGGCACGTACAGCTTCGAGAACGTCACCAAGGACCTTGGCCAGAACGGCGCGAGCACCGACACGCTCCTCGCGTACGGCCCGGAGAGCGAGAACACCCAGCAGATCGACAAGGTGAACACCACCGTTCCGCTGAAGTTCCACGCGGTCGTCGACCCGAACCAGAGCCGCCTCGACTTCGTGGAGACCGCGCACAAGGTGTACATCAACGACGCCGCGAACCTCCGCGTGTTCGCCCGGACGGGCGCCGTGAATGGCGTGGCGTACACCGTGCCCACCACGGACCTTGCGCTCGGCCAGACGCCGTACACCATCGCCGACCCGGCACAGGGCACCCTCGGCGCGTCCAGCCTGCTCGGCGTGAACGTCAAGGTTGCCGGCGGCCTCAACGCCCAGCAGCTGAACGTCACGGCGTCCCTGCGCGCCTGGGTGCGTCAGCCCGGCACCGACACGGCCGCCCTGCAGCCCATCAGCCTGAACTACAGCGCCCCCATCGAACTGCAGTCGCCGAAGGTGCCAGCCACCATCGCCTCCCCCGGCGCCAGCTGGAACGCGCCGAACACCCTCACCGGGACCGCGGAGAGCGTGAACGGCCTCTCGAACGTCCGCGTGTACGACGCGGGCGTGCTGATCGGCAGCAGCGACCCCGCCGACCAATCCGGCAGCGTGGCTGCCGTGACCTTCCTCAAGGACCTCTACGGCAACAACACCCCGAACTGGACCATGCCGTGGTCGGCGGCGCCTGGTCCGCACACCCTGTCCCTGCGGGCCACCGACGCAGCTGGCAACGTGACCCTCACCACGCCGTTCAGCACGGTCTACTCTGGTGACTTCGAGGCATGGACGGCGAACCAGTGGTCGTCCGCACCCCTCGACCAGACCCCCACGGGCCGCATCTACCTGGGCCCCTTCGCTTACAGCGACGGCACGACCCTCAGCGTCGGCAGCCTGCCCGAGCACCACAAGGTGACGGTCACGTTCGACCTGTACATCAACAACAGCATGGACGGTCAGCAGTTCAACGACGAACGCTGGACGCTCAGCGTGGCAGGCGGCCCCATCCTCCTGAGCACCAACTTCGCCAACGTGAGCGGCTTCATGCAGGCGTACCCTGGCAGCCTGCCGTCCGGCAGCTTCCCCGCCCGCACTGGCACCATCGAGAACAACACCCTCGGCAACGACGGCTACGGTGATTCCGTCTACCGCATCACCAGGACCTTTGACCACACCGGCAACACGCTGGACCTGACGTTCGCCGGGTATGGCATTCAGGACTACGGCGACGAAAGCTGGGGTCTTGACAACGTCCGCGTGAGTGTCCAGTAACTGCACAGGCGTTCACAACAAGGAAGAGGGCCACGCACGTGGCCCTCTTCCTTAATTCTTGACCTGCCGAAGACGCGGGAAGCCCTACTCCAGAAGCACGCGTGACACTTCCACCTCGGCGTGCAGGCCGTGCAGGGCGTTGTTGAACACCACCCCGGCCCGCTGCCGCTCCGGCACGATGAAGGCCACGCCGTGGATGCCCATCAGGCTGCAGCGCTGCTTGTACACCAGCTGCTCGCCGCTCGATTCCACCTCCCACGCGAGCGTCCGCGTCCGCCCGCGCTCCAGCGGCGAGACGGGCGTGAGCAGCTCCTGCGCGGACGATGCCGACAGCAGCGCTTCCCCCGTCGCCGTGACGCTACCACGCAACACGAACTGTAGGTACGTCAGGATTTCCTGGACGGTGAGCCTTAGGCCTCCTGTGGGCGCGACGTACGGCCCGTACGTGGGCCCGTTGTACCGCGCCAGCGTCTGGTCCGGCGTCAGGACGTACCCCCACGCCGGGTGCGTGCCCGGCGTGGGCGGCTCGTGCAGGAATCGAGCGTGCGCCAGGCCGACCGGCCGCAGCAGCCGCTCGCGCAGCACCTCCTCGAACGGCCGGGCCGTAATGAGCTCGATGATGCGGCCCACCAGCAGGTAGGCCACGTCGCTGTAGCTGTACGTCCCGACCGGTTTGCGCTGCGTGATGGTCGAAAGGCGGGACACGACGGTCGCGAGCGTCATGTCCCCGCTGGGTGCCAGGCGCTGCGGTGGCCCGAACCCGGCGGTGTGCGTGAGCAGGTGCCGGACCGTCAGCGTACGCGCGGTGTCCGGGTCTTCGAGCGGCAACCCGGGCAGGAAGGTGGCGACGAGCGCGTCCAGGTCCAGCTGGCCGGCGTCGCGTAACTGGAGGGCCAGCGTGGCCGTCATGGTCTTGGTGATGGACCCGATAGGGAACGTCGTGGCGGCGTCCATGGCGCGGCCCGTTTCGAGGTCGGCGACGCCGTACGAGAGGTGCTGCGTGTCGTGACCAACCTGCGCAGCGACGGCCATGCCGGGAACATGCCGGGTCTGGCTGAGGCGAGCGAGAAGGTCAGGGGTGAGGTGCGGCATGCGGGGCATCCTTCCAGCCTGGGGTGCATGAAGCACGAACGCAAGCGCGGGGGTCGCTTGCGTTCGTGCGGAACCTGGTGGCGCGGGGCTTAGGGGAGCGGCTCGGGTTCGACGCCAGGCACCACGTACGTCACGGGCTCGCTGACGTTCTGAGCTGCGTCGTACGCCGAGATGACCAGCACGTCGCCGGGCTGCACGCCGGATTCGTTGTTGAAGAACACGAACATGTTCGTGCTGGTGGGGTCGTTGTCATTGTCAGAGGTCTGCGCCGTGCCGATCAGTTCGCCGTTGCGGAAGACGCTGCCGGATACGGCGCCCACATTGTCCGTGACCGTGAAGGACAGGAGGCCGCCGGACGCGTAGATGCTGTCCTGGTTGATGACCGGCGCTTCGCGGTCGTGGAAGCTGACCTCGAACGTCTGCGTCTGGCGGGTTTCGTTGCCGGCGCTGTCCTCGGCGATCAGGGTCAGCTCGTGCGCGCCCATAGCGGGCGTCCAGGCGGTCTGCCAGGTGGTGCTGCCGTCTTCGAAGGTGATGGGGGCGGCCCCGGCATCCTGCTCGTCTTGCGCGGTGCTGGCCACCAGTTCCACGCCGTCGAACAGGCGCACGGCCTCCACGCGGCCCCCCTGATCCTCGGCGGTGCCGCTGACGGTCACAGGGCTGAGTTCCTGGTTGACCGTCAGCGTCGCGGTCGGCGCGGTGACGTCCGTGCTGATGCTGTTGAGGACCACCGGGTGCGTGAACGAGACGTTGAACGTCGTGAGCGTCGCGTGCTCGGCGTTGGCTTCATCCTGCACCCAGGCGGTTACAGGGACGGTCACGGTCACGCTCGGGTCGCTGGTGGTGCCGACGGCCGTGACGACGGTGCCCAGTTTGCTGGACTTCGCGGCGTTGACGACGCCGTTCGTGGCGGTGTACGCGCCGACGCTGTAGTCGTTGAGCGGAACGTTGAAGGTGTCGGTGCCGCCGTCGCCGTTGTCGAGGGCGTGGCTCTTGGCGCGCAGGCGCAGGTCCAGCTTGTCGCTGGTGTAGACCGTGTCGGTCGGGAGCGCGAAGCCGAGCGTCGTGTCGTCCGTGTTGAGGACGGTGTGCACGGTGAGGCGGACGTTGCTGTGCTGCGCGTTGACGGCCGTGGCGTCGCTCAGGTTGTAGCCGAGCAGGGTGTTGCTGGTCGTGGATTCGTCCGTGCCGTCTTTGAGGATGGTTTCAAAGCGGTAGTCCTTGGCGGGCAGCAGGACGTCGACGCTGAAGTTGTTCGCGGCGTTGAGGGTGAGGAAGGTGTCGCCGTCGCCAGCAGGGGCGTACACGCCGTTCTTGAACGTGACGAGGTGACCGTCGGCGGTCGTCACGATCACTTTGAGGTGCGTGCGCGCGGGCGTGAGGCCGCTGGGGATGCCCTGCGTGCTGAGGCCGCCGAGGGGGCTGAGGTGCAGTTTGATGTTCTGCGCGTCGACCGTAGGGGCGCTGGGCGTGCTGGGTGCCGTGCAGGCGGCGAGCAGCAGGGGGAGGGTAAGCAGGGCAAGCGGACCGGAACGTAAACGCATGGGCACTCCAGGGGGGATGGGGGGGTGGTTGTGTGTTGCGGATGAGCACAATATGTGTCTCTTTAGTGTACGTCAAAAAAACTCTCACGAACGATGTTGGAGGCCCTACG encodes:
- a CDS encoding putative glycolipid-binding domain-containing protein, with product MARAVLWTSSVLHAVNHVSRHETQDSVRAVGSAIGQALGHPHAVRYDVTCGPHWCVRTLHLEVHGAASVRATDHADGRGRWTGDDGAPLPDLDGCLDVKLSGTPFTNLLPIRRLRPAEGECARVLVAYWRWPDLQPRRDEQRSTYLVAARRSHTRRSVAACSMTCWWTRTDGAGLSQPLTTAQSLTLALRRWGS
- a CDS encoding serine hydrolase domain-containing protein gives rise to the protein MPHLTPDLLARLSQTRHVPGMAVAAQVGHDTQHLSYGVADLETGRAMDAATTFPIGSITKTMTATLALQLRDAGQLDLDALVATFLPGLPLEDPDTARTLTVRHLLTHTAGFGPPQRLAPSGDMTLATVVSRLSTITQRKPVGTYSYSDVAYLLVGRIIELITARPFEEVLRERLLRPVGLAHARFLHEPPTPGTHPAWGYVLTPDQTLARYNGPTYGPYVAPTGGLRLTVQEILTYLQFVLRGSVTATGEALLSASSAQELLTPVSPLERGRTRTLAWEVESSGEQLVYKQRCSLMGIHGVAFIVPERQRAGVVFNNALHGLHAEVEVSRVLLE